The window ATTGATAAATGTGAAAGAATTACTGAGTCTTGGTTTAAATACTTTTGATGTTTATGAAAATACTCAGGCTATTGCAGAAAAATTATCTGAGTTTTCGGTGCTTGAAAGCAGACACAATCCAAATAAAAAAGAGGAACTTAAAAACTGTGTATACAGGGAGATAGAGCGTTATAAAAGATATTCAACTCCTTTTTCTCTTTTGATCTTTAAGATTTCAAATCTAGACAGTATAAAAAATAGCGTTGCCGAGCTGTGGGTAGAGGAGATCTCGTCAAAAATTTCGAGGACGATAAATAAAAGCATAAGAGATATAGATCAACTTTATAACCTGGGAAATGAGAAATTTATAGTTATATTGACTGAGACCGTTGAAAATGATGCGGTAAAAATTTCAGAAAGAATAGAAAAATATATTTTAGATTTAGACCCGGGACCTGTCAATTTTATTATAAGTACAGGAGTTGCAGAAAGTAAAAAAGATGATACCTTTAGCAGCATTTACAAAAGGTTAGATCAGAGCCTTCGGGAATCGAAGAAGAAAAGCAAGGATTCTCTTTTTCTTTGTTAAAATATAAGTTTTTTCAGAAGATTGAGAGTAAAAAAACCAGTAAAAAAACGCCATGAAGCGTCTTCTTACTGGTTTTCTTTTTTGAGATAAAGTGTATAATAAATAACAGGAATAAATATTCCTCCTGAAAGAAGGTTCCCTATTGTTACCGGGAAGAGATTGTGAGTGATAGCAGTCCCCGCGCTGTAAATGGAAGGCTCTATCATCTTTGCTATGGAAAGAACAAACATGTTTGCAACGATGTGCTGGTATCCAGATAAGGCAAACATCATAATTGGAAACCAGGCTGAAAAAATCTTACCTATGGAATCTGTGGCAGAAAATGTCATCCATACTCCTAAAGCCACTAGAATATTACAAAGAAAACCACTAAAAAGTCCCTCTGTAAATGTAAGGTGAACCTTGTGCTCAGCCAGACTTACGGTTGCTGCATGCATAGCGGGGCTTTTGAAAATTCCTGCCATAAAGGCCACCCAGGCCACAAATATACTCCCGGTGAAGTTACCGAACCATACAGATATCCAGTTTGTCAAAACCTCTTTCAGAGAGACATCCTTTGTACAGTAACCAATAAAGGCCAGGTTGTTTCCAGTAAAAAGGTCGCCACCTACAAAAAGAACAAGCATTATCCCCACTGGGAATACTGTGGCACCCATAAACTTTGCAAAACCAGCGTCAAAATTTCCTCCTAAAGTCTGGGAAACGGTTATATATGCCACATAGGCGAGACCGATGAAGATTCCTCCCATAAACCCAAGCAGAAAAACCTTTGAAGGCTTGGTGTGGGATTTTTTTATGGCCAGTTTTACAACGGCTTCAGCACATTCTACTGTATTTAAAAAACTCTTGTTCATCTGTTTCCTCCTGTGTAAAATTTTAGAAAAAATAAAGTACTACTTAACAACGAAGTGCATTATACTTTTTTATGCATAAAAAGTCAAGAATAAATGGTATGAGAGCCTTATAAAAAAAATCAGTACAAATTAATAAAAGTCTTGGTAAGAAAAAATATGTGATGAACTTGAAGAAGAAAAAAGTTAAAATTGCCATTTTTTGTTAATAGGTGTATAACATTAATTGGTAATAAAAATAAATCAACAGAAAGAGAGAAATTATGTATTTTAAAATTGTAAAAAATCTTAAAAAAAATTATTCTAAAAATGTGATTCTTTATACTGAAGGTAAAGTAGAAGTTTGTAACTTTATATCAGATGAAAATAAAGTTCTTTTGAGTAAGCTTATTGATGAAAAAAAGTTTAAGGCTAAAATGGGAGAAACCTTAGAAGCCAGTTTTTTAGAATACGGGAATCTTATTAATATGGTTCTTGTAGGAGTGGGGAAGGAAAAAGATGTGACACGTGACTCTATAATAAAGTCAGTGTACAAGGCTCTAAAGGATTTTTCTGGAGAGGTACTTATAAGTTCTGAAGAGGATAAGCTAAAAAATATAGATGCCATTGCAGAGGCGGCCTATCATATAAATTATAAGTTTGGAAAATATAAGACAGAGGCAAAAAATGACAAGCCTCTTGTTATGGAGTATTTTGATCCAGAAGCAAAGAGCGGGACTATAGAGGGGCAAGTTTTAGGTGAGGCTGTAAATATAACTAGAGACCTTGTAAATGAACCTGCAAATGTTATCTATCCTAAGACTCTTGCAATTGAAGCTATGACACTAGGATCAAAATTTGGATTTGATGTAGAAGTCCTAGAAGAATATCAAATCGGTGAAATTGGAATGGAAGCTTTTCTTTCGGTGGCACGTGCTGCAGAAAAAAGACCACGACTTATTATAATGAAATATTTCGGGGATAAAAAGAATCCTGATAAAATAACGGGACTTGTGGGTAAGGGTCTGACTTATGATACAGGTGGACTTTCTCTTAAGCCTAGTGACAGCATGCTAGAGATGAAGTGTGACATGGGAGGGGCTGCCACTGTCATAGGGGCTATGTGTGCAGCATCTAAGATGAAGGTGGAGAAAAATATAATCGCCGTAATAGCTGCCTGTGAAAACTCTATAGGGGGAAATGCATACAGGCCTGGGGATGTCATAGGAAGTATGTCAGGTAAGACAATAGAGGTAACAAATACAGATGCAGAAGGAAGATTAACCCTTGCAGATGCAGTTACTTATATAGTAAGAAATGAAAAAGTAAGTGAAGTTATAGACATAGCAACACTTACAGGGGGTATAGTCGTAGCTCTGGGAACAACAGTAACAGGAGTATTCAGTAATAGTGAATCAATGTATAATAAACTTGAAAACTCAGGAGAGGTATTCGGAGAAAAATTATGGAGAATGCCTATATTTGATGACTATAAAGAGCTTGTAAAATCAGATATTGCCGACCTTAAAAACTCAGGAGGAAGATGGGGAAGTGCTCCTAGTGCTGCGAAATTTATAGAGGAATTCTCAGAAGGAATCCCTTGGATGCACATAGACATAGCCGGGACGGCCTTTGTAACTGCTAGGAAGGACTATTTTCCTAAAGGAGCTACGGGAAATATGGTTAGGTCTCTATACGGTTATCTAAAGACAAAATAATGTCATCCTGTTTATAGTTTTTTTTAGGACTATTGATATTTTTATTATTATGTGTTAAAATACTAAAAAGATAAAAAATGTGACCTGTTTGTTGGCAGTGTGTTTGTAAATGGTAATGTTATTTGAATATGTGGAGGAAGTCATGCAAAACGGATATGTGTTTCATTTGTTGGTTTTGGGTACTATCATGATGATATTTAAGGTTTCAGCCTATTCAATCATGTAAGTAAAAGAGATTTCCAAAAATCTCTTGTTTTGTATAAAAAAAATATTTAAACTCTGTATGACTGGCGGATAGTGGGAAAAACCCACAGGGATTACAGAGTTAAAAGCCGACCGCCTGGGCGAATAGATTACTTGAATGAGTCTATTTGTTCAGGGGGTCTATTTTTTTATAAAAACAATATGGAGTTGATGAGAATGAAGAAGTTTGATCCATGGAGTGATTTTAAAGAGGGCAAATGGCACAAAAATATTGATGTAAGGGATTTTATACAAAAAAATTATACTCCCTATGAGGGAGATGAATCATTTTTAAGCGGACCCACTGAAAGGACAAGGGAACTTTTTGAGAAATTTGAAGAACTGAGAAAAATAGAATTAGAAAGAAAAGGCGTGGTAGATATAAATACAGACACTGTATCTTCACTGCTGACTTATGATGCGGGTTATCTAGATAAAGATAAAGAGATAATAGTAGGGATACAAACTGATAAACCCCTAAAAAGAGGAGTAAATCCCTTTGGTGGGATAAAGATGACGAGACAGGCTGTAGAGGCCTATGGTTATGAACTTGACCAGAAGATTGAGGACTACTTTGCATACAAGACTACTCATAATGATGGTGTTTTCAGGGTTTATAATGAGGCTATGAAGACAGCAAGGAGTACGGGGATGATAACAGGACTTCCAGATGCCTATGGAAGAGGTAGAATTATAGGGGACTACAGAAGAGTATCCCTATACGGAGTAGATCGCCTTTTAGATGAAAAGAAAAAAGATAAAATAATATACGGTCGGAAAAAAATGACCGAGGAAAATATCCGCCTCCTAGAGGAGCTTTATAAACAGATAGATTTTTTGAAAAAGATGAAAGATATGGCCAAGCTTTATGGGTATGATATATCGGCTCCGGCTAAGGATTCTAAGGAAGCTGTTCAGTGGCTTTATTTTGCCTACTTAGCATCAGTAAAAGAACAAAACGGTGCCGCTATGTCCCTAGGACGGGTAAGTACGTTTCTGGATATTTATTTTCAGAGGGATATAAAGAGAGGGATTCTAACAGAAAAAGATTCTCAGGAGATAATAGATGATTTTGTACTAAAGCTTAGAATGGTAAGGCAGTTAAGGACTCCAGAATACAATGAACTTTTTGCAGGAGATCCCAATTGGATAACTGAAGTTATAGGGGGAACCGGGACAGACGGGAGAACAATGGTTACCAAAAGTTCTTACAGGTTTTTAAACTCCCTCTATACCCTAGCTCCGGCACCCGAACCAAATCTCACAGTGCTTTGGTCAGAGACCCTTCCTGAAAACTTCAAGAGGTTCTGTGCCAAGGTATCCATGGACACTGATTCTATACAGTATGAAAATGATGACCTTATGAGGTCTAGATACGGAGATGATTATGGGATAGCCTGTTGTGTATCGGCTATGAAGATAGGGAAACAGATGCAGTATTTCGGAGCCAGATGTAATATGCCAAAAATCCTTCTCATGGCTTTAAACGGAGGAAAAGACGAGGTTTCAGGTAAACAAACAGGTCCAGAGATGGAGTCCTTTCAATCGAAACCTTTGAATTATGAAGATGTAATGAAAAGACTGAAACTTTACAGAGAATGGCTCTGCGAACTCTATGTAAACACTATGAATATTATTCACTTTATGCACGACAAGTATTCCTATGAGAAGACTCAGATGGCTCTTCATGATACTGAGGTAGAAAGGTCTATGGCTTTTGGAATGGCTGGTTTATCTGTGGTAGCTGATTCCTTAAGTGCCATAAAATATGCCAAGGTTACACCTGTAAAAAATGAAGAAGGTATAATCACAGACTTTGATGTAGAGGGAGATTTCCCAAAATTTGGAAATAATGACGACAGAGTTGACTCTATAGCTGCAGAACTAACAGAAGATTTCATAAAAGATCTGAAAAAACACGAAACTTACAGAAATGCAGAGCACACCCTATCTATACTGACCATAACTTCCAACGTTGTCTATGGAAAGAAGACAGGTTCAACTCCAGACGGAAGAAAAAAAGGAGAACCTTTTGCACCTGGAGCCAATCCAATGCATAACAGAGAGAAAAAAGGTGCCTTAGCATCTCTTACTTCTGTGGCGAAGATTCCTTATGATGCATGTCGTGATGGAATATCATGTACATTTAGCATTCCACCAAAGACTTTAGGGAAGACTGAAGAGGACAGAAAGACTATTCTTACTTCTATATTAGATGGTTATTTTTCTCAGAATGCCCACCATCTAAATGTTAATGTGTTGGACAAGGAAAAACTAGAAGATGCCATGATTCATCCGGAGAAATATCCAAATCTCACTATACGTGTATCAGGATACGCTGTAAACTTCAATTCTCTTAGCATAGAACAACAAAAAGAGGTTATAAGCAGAACTTTTCATAATGAAATATAAAAAAAACTCACAGAGATTTCTGTGAGTTTTTTCTTTGCAATTTTTTAAATTTCTACTTTTTTAAATTTTTAGACAATCTTATTTTTTATTAAAAAATAAATTTTTAGGGGCAGTTACAAATTTATTAAGATACTTTACTTTTGTAACAGCCTTATTGGGTTGAAAAACTTGTTGTGACTTGTAATCTTTTTTTATTATAGAAAAAGTTGCGGTGTCTATGAAATTACCGTTAAAATAATAATTTTCCCTAAAGTAGCCCTCTCTTTTGAATCCGCATTTTTCCAAAAGATTTATAGATTTTGTATTTAGAGGATTCACATTTGCCTCTATACTGTTGAGCCCCATATTTTCAAATCCAAATTTTAATACTTCTTCTACAGCCTCACTCATGATTCCCATATTCCAGAAATTTTTGTCTAGGGCATATCCAAGCTCGCCTCTGTAGTGCCCTTTATCTATTCTCCAAAATCCTATATAGCCAATCATTTCTTCAGAGTCTTTTTGAGTTATCACCCAGTTTAAGGCTTTTTCTTCTCTGTGAGTCTTTAGGGTAAAGTTTAAAAACCTTTCTGTCTCCTCTAAAGACCCCATTTTAGGCGCATCCATGTATTTCATAACCTCATCGCAGGTTCTGATATTGTAGATATTTTCTATATCTCTTTTGTAAAAATTTCTAAGAACAATTCTCTCAGTTTTTATCACAGGAAAAATCCGAAAATTCAATTTCATTTTTAGCAGCACCACCTTTGTTTTATGATTTAAGGCTAAATAAGATCATTGATATCTTCTTCTGAAAAAGGTTTTGCAACCTTCCCCTGAAACAGGTATTGATCTAAAAAAACAGCCACAAGATATACTATAATATATATTCACTGTAGTCAACTATAAAACTTTTGTCATAATAAAAAATGGATTTGAAATATTCAAATCCACTTCACCCGTTAATGTTTATTTTGATTCTGCCCGTTTTTATTTTTTATATATGAAATTAATCCCCAGTTTTGAGAGATCTTTTTTATCATAAGGTTTATCGTCAGGAATTTTGTATATAATTTTACCACCGTATTTTTTTACCAATTTTATAAGTTCTTTTTCCTCTAGATTCATTATTTCCACCATATCTGGTTCTGTATAGGATATCAGACTGGTGCTTATAGGAGCCTCTGCAGTTTCTTTGAACAAAAGATCGTATCCTTCATCTCTGTATTCTAAGAGTTCCTCAACGTCATTCCATGATTTGAAGCCCTTTAACTCAAAGCATATATTTTCTTTGTTAAGATTGTATTTTTTCAGCATTGTCTCTATACTTGCAAAAAGAAATTCACTGTCGTTTATATAGTTTACCCTGAGGGTATAAAAAAGCTTCTTATCGAGGTATCCCTTTTCTTTGGCCAGTTTCATAGCTTTTTCTTTTATTTTTAATATAAAAAATTCAAAATAATTTTCCTCTGCTACCATCTCATACATCTCATTTTTGTCTTCGAACCCCAATTTTGAAAAATCCTTGATAATCTTATAACCGTATATTTTTCCCGTCTTCAGATAATATACCGGTATAAATTTAAATTCAACTTTTTCAAAGGCTCTTTGATAGTAATTATTTTTTTCCATTCATCACAATCCTTTCTAAAAATGACCTCTACACCCTCTTAAATGAAAATGCAGAAGTCATTATTAATGCTACATTTGAGAGAAAATACCTCAATTTATGTTTTGATCTCTTTATCTTATCTCATTGATTCCGTCTCTTATGAGATTGAGGTCGATAAAACGATATTCTTCTAGTATTTCAGATGGCAGAGATTTGTAATTTTGCGAGCATATGAGTTTTTTTGAAATCTTCATGGCCCCTTCCATGAGCTTAACTGATTCTTCATTTTCAGGGTCAGTAACTACTGATATAGCTATTGATTTAAAAGGATTTTCACAGCATTCTATATTTGAAAAAATAGGATCAGAAAGAAGGACGTGTCCCTCATGAACCTTTTCTCTCACAAGACTTAGTACCTCTGAAAAAGCACCATCTTTCAGGTGAATAATCTCGTCTGTTTCTTTATAAAAATTATAAACTTTACTATTGTTCGTTACAATAATATATTTCATATTAATCTCCCCCTTGTGCTTATTTATTATAACATATTTGTCCTAGAGTCAATAGTCACAAGGGAATTTAGCATATATGCAAAAATATGTTTAAAAAATTATCCAAACATTTTTTTATCGAAGATACGGCTGGCCTTGTCTACAAAAGTACTTCTGTGAACTCTGTCAAGGGTAATATGAGCCGTCTCAGGGATATCTTTGAGCCATTCTATCGCTACGTAAAGACCGGATTTGTCCGGGTCTAACCTCGAGATTGTCTGCTGGGCAATATCACCGATTAGAATGAGTTTGCAGTTGTCTCCTATTCTGGTGATAATAGACCTTATAGCGTGAGCGTCAAAGGACTGGGCCTCATCTATGATTACTATTTTGTCTATAAAGCTAGACCCGAGTATAGAGGAGATGTCCAATATTTCAAGTTTATCCTGATTTATGAGGGCATTTAGCATATCGGCTCCGCTTTTGCTTCTTTTGCCACGGATACTCTGGAGGTTTTCTAAGGTTGTAGTATAGTTTCCAAAATGTGTCAAAAGTTTTTCTTCAGTGGCTCCGGTGGTAAATCCCTGATAATTCCACTTGTCTATGGGAGAGGTGTTTTTTCCTATAATAACCTTACTGTACATGCTTTGTTCTATGACTTGTTCTAGTGCGGCGGCTAAGGCTAATAGTGTCTTACCGCATCCCTGTCTTGAGGTAATAGAGACAAATGGTATTTTGGGATTCAAAAGAGCCTCTAGGGCAAATTTTTGTCTTACATCCTTGGCTTTGACTCCAAAGACAGTGTAATCTTCATTGTGAAGTTTTACTATTTTTTCTTTTTCAGAGTCGTACCGTCCTATGATCTTGCTGTAGGAATAGTCGGTGTATCCTATGAAGAACTGGTTTGGGTGTATTATCTCTATACCCAGTTCCTTTGGATCTATGCCGTTTTCAGAATAAAACTTTTTTACACTTTCTTCGCTGACCTTTATCTCTAAAATCCCGTTGTAAAGATCGTCTAATTTGTGCTTGTCAGACATATCTAAATGTTTGCACTTTATCCCCATAGAAGATGCCTTGATCCTCATACTGATATCCTTTGTAAGGAGAATATCGTTTTTATGGGCCTCGGCAAGCATTATAGAAAGAATTTTGTTGTCCACATAATTGACATCAAAATTTTCTGGAAGTTCCACTGCCGGTTTCTCAAGGGTACTCTTTAAAATAACACCATTTTTCAGCTCTATTCCCTGCAGAAGATTTCCCTTTTCCTCTATATCCTTGAAGTTTCTCAGAAACTGTCTGGCTCTGAAACCGCTGTTTCCCTCTCTGGATTTTAGTTTATCAAGTTCCTCTAAAACATAGATGGGAATCATTACAGTGCATTCTTGGAATTCTCTTAAAAAAAATGGATTTGCAATTATGATGTTAGTATCCACTATGTAATTGGCCATTTATCCCCCTTAATTATGTCTGGTATTTTTCCTATTATATAAGG is drawn from Ilyobacter polytropus DSM 2926 and contains these coding sequences:
- a CDS encoding formate/nitrite transporter family protein yields the protein MNKSFLNTVECAEAVVKLAIKKSHTKPSKVFLLGFMGGIFIGLAYVAYITVSQTLGGNFDAGFAKFMGATVFPVGIMLVLFVGGDLFTGNNLAFIGYCTKDVSLKEVLTNWISVWFGNFTGSIFVAWVAFMAGIFKSPAMHAATVSLAEHKVHLTFTEGLFSGFLCNILVALGVWMTFSATDSIGKIFSAWFPIMMFALSGYQHIVANMFVLSIAKMIEPSIYSAGTAITHNLFPVTIGNLLSGGIFIPVIYYTLYLKKENQ
- a CDS encoding GrdX family protein — encoded protein: MKYIIVTNNSKVYNFYKETDEIIHLKDGAFSEVLSLVREKVHEGHVLLSDPIFSNIECCENPFKSIAISVVTDPENEESVKLMEGAMKISKKLICSQNYKSLPSEILEEYRFIDLNLIRDGINEIR
- a CDS encoding EAL domain-containing protein; this translates as MEKNNYYQRAFEKVEFKFIPVYYLKTGKIYGYKIIKDFSKLGFEDKNEMYEMVAEENYFEFFILKIKEKAMKLAKEKGYLDKKLFYTLRVNYINDSEFLFASIETMLKKYNLNKENICFELKGFKSWNDVEELLEYRDEGYDLLFKETAEAPISTSLISYTEPDMVEIMNLEEKELIKLVKKYGGKIIYKIPDDKPYDKKDLSKLGINFIYKK
- a CDS encoding GNAT family N-acetyltransferase, with the translated sequence MKLNFRIFPVIKTERIVLRNFYKRDIENIYNIRTCDEVMKYMDAPKMGSLEETERFLNFTLKTHREEKALNWVITQKDSEEMIGYIGFWRIDKGHYRGELGYALDKNFWNMGIMSEAVEEVLKFGFENMGLNSIEANVNPLNTKSINLLEKCGFKREGYFRENYYFNGNFIDTATFSIIKKDYKSQQVFQPNKAVTKVKYLNKFVTAPKNLFFNKK
- the pflB gene encoding formate C-acetyltransferase, with the translated sequence MKKFDPWSDFKEGKWHKNIDVRDFIQKNYTPYEGDESFLSGPTERTRELFEKFEELRKIELERKGVVDINTDTVSSLLTYDAGYLDKDKEIIVGIQTDKPLKRGVNPFGGIKMTRQAVEAYGYELDQKIEDYFAYKTTHNDGVFRVYNEAMKTARSTGMITGLPDAYGRGRIIGDYRRVSLYGVDRLLDEKKKDKIIYGRKKMTEENIRLLEELYKQIDFLKKMKDMAKLYGYDISAPAKDSKEAVQWLYFAYLASVKEQNGAAMSLGRVSTFLDIYFQRDIKRGILTEKDSQEIIDDFVLKLRMVRQLRTPEYNELFAGDPNWITEVIGGTGTDGRTMVTKSSYRFLNSLYTLAPAPEPNLTVLWSETLPENFKRFCAKVSMDTDSIQYENDDLMRSRYGDDYGIACCVSAMKIGKQMQYFGARCNMPKILLMALNGGKDEVSGKQTGPEMESFQSKPLNYEDVMKRLKLYREWLCELYVNTMNIIHFMHDKYSYEKTQMALHDTEVERSMAFGMAGLSVVADSLSAIKYAKVTPVKNEEGIITDFDVEGDFPKFGNNDDRVDSIAAELTEDFIKDLKKHETYRNAEHTLSILTITSNVVYGKKTGSTPDGRKKGEPFAPGANPMHNREKKGALASLTSVAKIPYDACRDGISCTFSIPPKTLGKTEEDRKTILTSILDGYFSQNAHHLNVNVLDKEKLEDAMIHPEKYPNLTIRVSGYAVNFNSLSIEQQKEVISRTFHNEI
- a CDS encoding leucyl aminopeptidase, with amino-acid sequence MYFKIVKNLKKNYSKNVILYTEGKVEVCNFISDENKVLLSKLIDEKKFKAKMGETLEASFLEYGNLINMVLVGVGKEKDVTRDSIIKSVYKALKDFSGEVLISSEEDKLKNIDAIAEAAYHINYKFGKYKTEAKNDKPLVMEYFDPEAKSGTIEGQVLGEAVNITRDLVNEPANVIYPKTLAIEAMTLGSKFGFDVEVLEEYQIGEIGMEAFLSVARAAEKRPRLIIMKYFGDKKNPDKITGLVGKGLTYDTGGLSLKPSDSMLEMKCDMGGAATVIGAMCAASKMKVEKNIIAVIAACENSIGGNAYRPGDVIGSMSGKTIEVTNTDAEGRLTLADAVTYIVRNEKVSEVIDIATLTGGIVVALGTTVTGVFSNSESMYNKLENSGEVFGEKLWRMPIFDDYKELVKSDIADLKNSGGRWGSAPSAAKFIEEFSEGIPWMHIDIAGTAFVTARKDYFPKGATGNMVRSLYGYLKTK
- a CDS encoding PhoH family protein, coding for MANYIVDTNIIIANPFFLREFQECTVMIPIYVLEELDKLKSREGNSGFRARQFLRNFKDIEEKGNLLQGIELKNGVILKSTLEKPAVELPENFDVNYVDNKILSIMLAEAHKNDILLTKDISMRIKASSMGIKCKHLDMSDKHKLDDLYNGILEIKVSEESVKKFYSENGIDPKELGIEIIHPNQFFIGYTDYSYSKIIGRYDSEKEKIVKLHNEDYTVFGVKAKDVRQKFALEALLNPKIPFVSITSRQGCGKTLLALAAALEQVIEQSMYSKVIIGKNTSPIDKWNYQGFTTGATEEKLLTHFGNYTTTLENLQSIRGKRSKSGADMLNALINQDKLEILDISSILGSSFIDKIVIIDEAQSFDAHAIRSIITRIGDNCKLILIGDIAQQTISRLDPDKSGLYVAIEWLKDIPETAHITLDRVHRSTFVDKASRIFDKKMFG